One Solanum stenotomum isolate F172 unplaced genomic scaffold, ASM1918654v1 scaffold34849, whole genome shotgun sequence DNA window includes the following coding sequences:
- the LOC125852407 gene encoding putative late blight resistance protein homolog R1B-13: MVKLRYLYIPNFSPENKKALLENSPKLDDLETLSNPYFTRVEDAELMLRKTPNLRKLICEVQCLKYPHQYHMLNFPIRLEILKLHLSKAFETVPFCISAPNLKYLKFSGFYLNSQYLSETADHLKHLEVLKLYRVEFGDHGEWKVSSGKFPKLKILKLEYVSLMKWIVADDAFPNLEQLVLLGCEDLMEVPSCFMNILSLKYIEVDICNKSVVKSAKDIQETQVEDNQNTNFKLVIIKVHY, from the coding sequence ATGGTTAAATTGAGATATCTGTATATTCCTAACTTCAGCCctgaaaataaaaaagcatTACTCGAGAACTCTCCAAAACTTGATGATTTGGAAACCCTTTCCAATCCATATTTCACTCGTGTTGAGGATGCAGAATTGATGCTGAGAAAAACACCTAATCTTCGAAAACTGATATGTGAAGTCCAGTGCTTAAAATACCCCCATCAGTACCATATGTTGAATTTCCCAATACGGCTTGAAATACTAAAGCTTCATTTATCAAAAGCCTTTGAAACTGTCCCCTTTTGCATCTCTGCACCAAAtctcaaatacctgaaattctcTGGCTTTTACCTGAATTCTCAGTACTTATCAGAAACTGCTGATCATCTCAAGCACCTTGAGGTACTCAAACTGTACCGCGTTGAATTTGGTGATCATGGGGAATGGAAAGTGAGCAGTGGCAAGttccctaaacttaaaatcttgaaaCTAGAATATGTGTCCTTGATGAAATGGATTGTAGCTGATGATGCCTttcctaaccttgaacaatTGGTTTTGCTTGGATGTGAAGATCTTATGGAGGTCCCTTCTTGTTTCATGAACATCCTTTCTCTCAAGTACATTGAGGTAGACATCTGCAACAAGTCTGTTGTTAAGTCAGCCAAGGATATACAAGAAACACAAGTCGAAGAtaatcaaaatactaatttCAAGCTCGTCATCATCAAGGTACACTACTGA
- the LOC125852402 gene encoding uncharacterized protein LOC125852402, which produces MNSHHFESFSVHFTGKNYSSWEFQFQLFVTGKELWGHIDGSDPAPTDATKLGEWKIRDARVMTWILGSIDPLIVLNLWPYKTAKAMWDYLQKVYNQDNSTRRFQLEYEIANYSQGGLSIQDYFSGFQNLWAEFTDIVYAKIPTESLSVIQAVHEQSKRDQFLMKLRSDFESVALT; this is translated from the coding sequence ATGAATTCACATCACTTTGAATCCTTCAGTGTTCATTTCACtggaaaaaattattcttcttgGGAGTTTCAATTTCAGTTGTTTGTCACCGGCAAAGAACTATGGGGCCATATAGATGGAAGCGATCCTGCTCCTACTGATGCAACAAAACTAGGTGAATGGAAGATTAGAGATGCTCGGGTGATGACATGGATTCTAGGGTCAATTGACCCTCTTATTGTTCTTAATCTCTGGCCGTACAAGACAGCTAAGGCCATGTGGGATTACTTACAAAAGGTTTACAACCAAGATAATAGCACAAGACGCTTTCAGTTGGAGTATGAAATTGCTAATTACTCTCAAGGAGGCCTTTCTattcaagattatttttctGGATTTCAAAACTTATGGGCTGAATTTACAGATATTGTCTATGCCAAAATACCTACTGAATCCCTATCAGTGATTCAGGCAGTTCATGAGCAAAGCAAGCGAGAccaatttttgatgaaattacgCTCCGACTTTGAGAGTGTTGCTCTAACTTGA
- the LOC125852401 gene encoding uncharacterized protein LOC125852401, which translates to MGFEDTNMNWEKAAKGRVNQFHELEEFRLRAYESSSLYKEKMKRCHDTKILQREFQVGDFVFLYNSRLRLFAGKLKSKCPGPYKVTRVFTNGAIEIKGKEGPTFKVNGQRLKLYFGECHEISIIEVVYLEDA; encoded by the coding sequence ATGGGATTTGAAGACACTAATATGAACTGGGAGAAGGCTGCGAAAGGGAGAGTGAATCAATTTCATGAGTTGGAGGAATTTCGGTTGAGAGCATATGAAAGTTCATCCCTGTATAAGGAAAAGATGAAGAGGTGCCATGACACCAAAATCCTTCAGCGTGAATTCCAAGTCGGTGATTTTGTGTTTCTCTACAATTCTCGATTGAGACTTTTTGCCGGTAAGCTTAAGTCAAAGTGTCCTGGTCCATACAAGGTAACCCGAGTGTTCACAAATGGGGCAATTGAAATTAAAGGTAAAGAGGGTCCAACTTTCAAGGTGAATGGGCAGCGTCTGAAACTCTATTTTGGAGAATGTCATGAGATTTCGATAATTGAAGTGGTGTATTTGGAAGATGCTTGA